In one Fundulus heteroclitus isolate FHET01 chromosome 3, MU-UCD_Fhet_4.1, whole genome shotgun sequence genomic region, the following are encoded:
- the LOC105928530 gene encoding angiogenin, whose protein sequence is MAAYAACLSVAACLLLAQQTSARNDAPCQLSRYNNGYQTFLKRHLPPGTPSSLNQNEWEKFIKSLGGCDRPTQSFLHPDELDKVRSVCSSQGGKQLKDNLCISKQPFTFVTVRSFQGTCGIKSITQETKHLILACEVLENQCVPVHFEGNSRNEKPSNNARDCQDPERGSQDPGTRGHAPTFKMTPLWLFVLIFIFHGF, encoded by the coding sequence ATGGCGGCGTACGCAGCGTGCCTCTCTGTCGCTGCCTGTCTCCTGCTTGCTCAGCAAACATCTGCCAGAAACGACGCGCCCTGCCAGCTCTCCAGGTATAACAACGGCTACCAAACCTTCCTCAAGCGCCACCTTCCCCCTGGGACTCCAAGTTCTCTGAATCAGAACGAGTGGGAGAAATTCATCAAGAGTCTGGGAGGCTGTGACAGACCCACGCAGTCCTTCCTCCACCCAGATGAGCTGGATAAGGTGCGTTCCGTGTGCAGCAGCCAAGGAGGGAAGCAGCTGAAGGACAACCTGTGCATCAGTAAGCAGCCGTTCACCTTTGTCACGGTGAGGAGCTTCCAGGGAACCTGTGGGATTAAATCGATCACACAGGAAACCAAACACCTGATCCTGGCCTGCGAGGTGTTGGAGAACCAGTGCGTCCCGGTCCACTTTGAAGGAAACTCAAGGAATGAAAAGCCCAGCAACAACGCCAGAGACTGCCAGGATCCCGAGAGAGGAAGCCAGGACCCTGGGACCAGAGGTCATGCTCCCACCTTTAAAATGACACCACTctggttgtttgttttaatatttatcttCCATggattctga